The Caldisericia bacterium genome segment GTTAAACCAACATATCTCTTAAATTCAAGTGCAATATCAACACTTCCTTGCCCTAAAAGAGAAGAGGCAACTAAAAGAGACTCTGTTGGTTTAATTTCATCTTTTATCTCTTTTAACTCTCTCATCATCTCTTGATCTATATGAATTCTTCCAGGAGTGTCATAAATAATAAAATCAAATCTCTCTTTTTTTGCAATTTCTTTTGATTTTTTAATTAATTTTAATATATTTAGATTCTCTTCAAAATAAAAACTAACTTGTGCAATATTTGCTATCTCTTCAAGTTGTTTTATTGCTCCTGGCCTTTTAAGGTCCAATGGAACGAGTAAACTTCGATATCCCTTATTTTTTAAATAATATGAAAGTTTTCCAGCAGTAGTTGTTTTTCCACTACCTTGAATACCAAAAAGAATAATTTCTGTTGGTGGAATAGATGAAAATTTTAACGGTGCACTTTTACCTATTATTTTTAAAAGAGTATCATATAAAATTTTAGTAATTTGCTCCTCTGGAAGAACAGATTTTAAAATTTCCTCTTTTAATGCTTCTTCTTCAACTCTTTTTAGTATCTCTTTTACAACTTTTAGGTTAACATCTGCACTAATTAAAATTTTTTTAAATTCATTTAATCCTTCTTCTATATCGCTTCTTGTAAGTAAACCTTTTCTTCCAAATTTATCTAAAATATCTCTGATGCCTTTTCTTATGTTTTCAAACATTTCAAGTTTAATATTATATTTTTAAAATTTTTTTGTCAATAATTAAATAGTGTTAAAATTTTAATATATGAACTTTAAACACTTTTCAGGTGTTATCCATTTACATACAATATATTCAAAAGATAGTGAATTAACACCGATAGATTTAATAAAATATGCAAAAAGGGGTAAAATAGATTTTTTAATCATAACTGATCATAATTCTATAGAAGCAAAAAAGTATGAAGGTTTTTATGAAAATATCCTTTTGCTTGTTGGTGAAGAAATAACTCCTAAAAATGGAAATCATCTTCTTGCCATTGGTATTGAAAAATTTATCGAATGTTCAGATGATCCTCAAAAAAATATCGATAGAATAAATAAAGAAGGTGGACTATCATTTATTGAACATCCATTTTTTGAAGGAAACAAATTTATAAAAAAAGAAACAAGAATGAAATGGACAAATTGGAATGTAAAAAATTTCACTGGAATGTCAATTTTTAACTATACAACAGATGGTGGAGAGAGAATGAGGCCTTCTACTTATTTACTTTTTTATTTCTTTCCAGGACTTGATAGGGATATCCCAAATTATAAAACTCTTGAGAAATGGGATGAATTAAATCAAGAAAGAAGAGTTGTTGGTATTGGAACGCTTGATGCACATTTTTTATATTTTAAACTATTCAATAGAATAAAAATAGAAGTTTTTCCTTTTATTTATTATTTCTTTTCAATAAGGACTAATATAATAACAAAAGAAAATACTTTGTCAAAAGAAGTAATTTATAATGCTTTAAAAAATGGGAATGTTTATATTAATCATGAATATCTTGGAGATGGAAGAGGTTTTATTTTTGGATTGGAAAAAAGGAACAACTTTTATTTAATGGGTGAAAAAGTATTGTATGAAGGGAATGAAAATTTAATTGTAAAAACACCAAAAAGATGCCTTATAAGAATAATAAAAGATGGGAAGACTATTATTGAGAAAAAAGAGAAAGAAATTTATTTAAAAAATATTTCACAAGGTGTATATAGAGTTGAAACAGAAATTTTCCATAAATTTAATTATAAACCTTGGATTTTTTCTAATCCAATATATCTTTTAGATTATAAAAAATATGAAAAGTTTTTATGATAAAATAAAATTCAGTTTTAAGGAGGGAATTTATGACAAGAATTGGAATTATAGGCGGTAGTGGAGTATATACCATTGATGAAATTGAACATATAAAAGAAGATAGTTTAATTACACCATTCGGAATTTTTGAATATTTATTGGGAAAATATCATGAAAAAGAGGTTGTATTTGTTGCAAGACATGGAAAAAGACATCAGTTACCTCCCCATTTGATACCATACAGAAAAATTATATGGGGAATGAAAGAACTAAATGTTAAATATATTATTGCAACTTCTGCATGTGGATCCCTAAATGAAAATATGATGCCAGGTGATTTTGTAATAATTGATCAATTTATTGATTTAACAGATGGAAGAGAAGTGACATTTTTTGACACACCTGGTGATTTTAAACATACTGACATGACTGAGCCATATTCTCCATATTTAAGAGAAATAATAACAAAGGTTTTTGAAAAAATGAAAGTAAAATTTCATAATAGAGGTACATATATCACAATGAATGGACCAAGATATGAAACTAAGGCTGAAATTAAAATGCTTCAAATAATTGGAGGAGATTTAGTTGGAATGACTGGTACCCCTGAAGTTATTTTAGCAAATGAGGTTGGAATTCAATATGCCTCAATTGGAATAGTTACAAATTTTGCAGCTGGTATTCTTAGTAAAAAAATTTCTCATGAAGAAGTTGTTGAAATGATGAATCAAAAATTGCCAATTTTAAAAAAGGTAATTTTAGAAATTATAAAAGAGATTAAATTGGAGGTTTAAATGGATATTAAACCCATTGAATGGAAAAAGGACTCGCTTTTGGTTTTAGATCAAAGACTACTCCCCTTTGAAATAAAATATGAAGAATGTAAAAATTATTTAGAAGTTAGAAATGCAATAAAAGATATGAAAACAAGGGGCGCTCCTGTAATTGGAGTTACTGGAGCATATGGATTTTACCTTGGTATTAAAGAGTTGTATGAAGATAATAGATTAGATGAATATAAGTTAATCAAAGAAGCACTCATATCTTCAAGACCAACAGCAATTAATCTTATGTGGGCAGTCAATAGAATGGAGAAGGTTTTTTTAGCAAATAAAAATAATAAAAATCTTTTAGAAATTTTACTTAATGAAGCAATAAAGATAGAAAAAGAGGAAGAAGATAAATGTATCAAAATTTCAGAAATTGGAGAAAAATTAATAAATGATGGTGATACAATTTTAACTCATTGTAATACAGGTTCTCTTGCTACTTTGGGTCCTGGAACTGCTCTTGGAGTTATAAAATTTGCACATAGAAATGGTAAAAGAATTAAAGTTTTTTATACTGAGACAAGACCATATCTTCAGGGAGCAAGATTAACTGGATTTGAATTAATTAATGAGAAAATAGATTCAACTTTAATAACAGATTCAATGGCTGGATATGTTATGAAACTTGGATTAATAAGTAAAGTCATTGTTGGAGCAGATAGAATTGCAAGAAATGGTGATACTGCAAATAAAATTGGCACATATATGTTATCTGTACTTGCAAAAGAACATAAAATACCATTTTATATCGCAGCACCAACATCTACAATTGATATTAACATAAAAAATGGAGAAGAAATTCCAATTGAAGAAAGAAATGAAAATGAAATTAAATACATCAAAAATATCAAAATTACACTTGATGAAACAAAAGTATTCAATCCATCTTTTGATGTAACCCCTAATGATAATATAACTGGAATTATAACTGAAAAGGGTATTATATATAAACCATTTGAAGAAAATATTTTAAAAATCTTTTAATTTTGAATCTATTATTAGAGTAACAGGACCATCATTTATTAATTCTATTTGCATATATGCTCCAAAAACCCCCTCTTTAACAACAAAACCTTCTTTTTTTAATTTTTCAATAAATTTATTATATAATTCAAAAGCTTTTTCCCCTTTTTCTGCTCTTGTGAAATCTGGCCTGAAGCCCCCTTTTAAATTTCCGTAAAGTGTAAATTGAGATATTATCATAATTTCACCATTTACATCTTTTATAGAAAGGTTTAATTTCCCATTTTCATCATCAAAAATTCTTAAATTAGAAATTTTTCTTACAAGATAATTTATATCTTCATCATTGTCGCCAATTTCTATTCCTAATAAAACTAAAAAACCTTTTTCTATATGTGATATAATTTCTCCATTAACCTTCACTTTTGCCTCATTAACTCTTTGAACAACACATCTCATCTATTCACCTCTTTTTACATCAATAACATTTTGAATTGTTTTTATCTCATTTATTAATTCTTTTAATCTACCATAACCTGGAATTTGAAGAGTCATGTAAATAACTGTTGTTCTTTCTTTATTTTTAGCGGGTGGAGCATTTATTGATTCTATATTGTAGTTATATTTTGAAATAGTTGAAATAATGCTATTTAAAACACCTGGCTCATCTTTTACATGAATTTCAATTTTAACTGGATAAAAAATTTTTGTATTCTCTACCCAACTCACATTTATTAACTTATTAATATTATCTTTGCTTTGACCTAAAATTGAAAGTAAATTTTTACAATCTCTTCGATGAATAACAATACCCCTTCCTTTTGAAATATAACCTATAATATCATCACCTGGTATTGGAGTACAACATTTTGCTAAATTTATTAATATATTTCCTTTTATTCCTTCAACAATTACTCCAAGATTATTTTGAAGTTTAATTTTTCTTTCAAGACGAATCCCTTTATCTTCTTTTTCTTGAATTTCCTCTTTTGGTGTTTCTTCAATCTCTTTTTCTTTTCTTCTAAAAAATTGTCTTATCTTTTCTTTAGTTGACGAACTTTTTACAAATTTTAGCCAATCTCTTGAAGGTCCAGGTGAATTTTTTGAAGTTAATATTTCAACTCTATCTCCTGTTTTTAATTTATAATCAAGTGGAACAATTCTTCCATTTACTTTTGCACCAACACATTTGTGTCCTATTTCTGTGTGAATTTTGTAAGCGAAATCAACTGGTGTTGCATCTTGTGGTAGGTTAATGATTTCACCCTTAGGTGTAAAAACAAATATTTCATCTGAAAATATATCTTCTTTGACTCTATTAATAAATTCTTTAGCAGATGGAATTGTTCTATGCCATTCGGCAATTTGTCTTATCCAGTTGATTTTTTTTGATAAATCAGGGTCAATTTTTCTTCCACCTTCTTTATACATCCAGTGGGCAGCCATTCCCATTTCACATTTCTTATGCATTTCTTCAGTTCTTATTTGAATTTCGAATGGTTCACCATTATCGCCAATTAGAGTAGTATGTAAAGATTGATATCCATTTGGTTTTGGAATTGCTATGTAATCTTTAATTCTACCAGGAATTGGTTTCCATCTTGTGTGAACAATTCCAAGGGTTTTATAACAATCTGAAACTGTTGAAACTATCACTCTAAGTGCAGTTAAATCATATATTTCCTCAAAAGTTTTATTTTCTTGTTTCATTTTTCTATATATTGAATATAAATTCTTGGCTCTTCCTTCAATTCTTGATTTAATACCATTTTCTTCAAGAAGCCTCTCAATTTCCTTCTTAATCTCTTCTATTTCCTTTTCTCTCTCTTCTCTTTTTTTTGCAACTTTTATTTTTAAATCTTGGAAAATTTCTGGTTCAAGATATTTAAATGAAAGATCTTCAAGTTCCCATTTTAATGTGTATATACCAAGTCTATGAGCCAATGGGACATAAATTTCCATTGTCTCTTTAGCAATTTCTCTTCTTTTTTCAGGTGGTAAATATTTTAGTGTTCTCATATTGTGTAATCTATCTGCAAGTTTAATAAATACTACCCTAAAATCAGAAGCCATTGCTATCAAAACTTTTCTTAGGCTTTCTAACTTCCACTCTTCAAGTGATAAAAATTTTATTTGTGAAATTTTACTTACACCATCAACCAAACTTGCAATTTCTTTTCCAAATTTATCCCTAATTGTATCAATTGTGACATTTGTATCCTCAACCACATCATGAAGAATTGCTGCAGCAAGTGTTGAAAAATCTACATTAAAATCAAGCAAAATTAGAGCAACATTTAATGGATGTAAAATATAAGGCTCATGAGATGCCCTTTCTTGACCCTCATGAGCCTTTTTTGCAAAAAGATATATATCCTCTAATTCTCTTATCTCTTTTTCAGAGAATTTATCTTTTAGTTTTTCTTTAAGTACCTCCCAGAGTTCATCCTCTAAGAGAAGTTTAGTTTTTCCATCTTCCATATAATAATTATAATTTCAAAATTGAATAAAGTGGATATTTTGATAACATATCCCTCCCCTTAAGATCAATTAATTCAATTAAAAAATCAAATCCAACGACTACTCCTCCAAGTTTTTCAACAAGTTCTGCGGCTGCCTTTGCAGTACCACCAGTTGCTAAAACATCATCAACAATTAAAACTCTATCTCCCTTTTGTATTGAATCTAAATGAACTTCAAGGATTGCCATTCCATATTCAAGTTCATACTCTTTTCTTTCGGTTTTCCACGGTAGTTTTCCTGGTTTTCTAATTGGAACAAAGCCAGCGTTTAAATTATAAGCAATTGGTGAGGCTAAAATTAAACCCCTTGCTTCAATTCCAACAACTAAATCTATTTTTTCATTTTTAAATGGTTCAACCATTAAATTTATTGCCTCCCTAAATGCATCCCTATTTTTTAATAAAGGTGTAATATCTCTAAAAAGAATTCCTTTTTGTGGAAAATCAGGAATATCTCTTATAAATTCTCTTAAATCCATTTTACCTCTTACCTCCTTTTTTCTTTTTCTTATTTTTTGGTTTATTTTGACTTATTTTAACAGGATTTGTTGCTACTTGAACTTTACTCGCTTCTTCAACACCTTTAAATTCTTTTTTAGTTTCTTCAAATTTATGTTTACTTAAATTATTCCAAACAACAAGTAGAGGTGCTGCAATAAAAATTGATGAATATGTTCCAGCAGTTATTCCAAATAAAAGTGTAAATGAGAAATCTCTAATTGTTGAGCCACCAAAAATAAGAATTGCAATAATTGCAAGGAGGGTTGTTAAAGAAGTATTTACTGAACGAGTAAATGATTGTTGAATACTTTTATTGATTATTTCATCATAAGAGTATTTGTCTTTTAAAATTTTGAGGTTTTCTCTTACTCTATCAAGAACTACAACTGAATCTTGAACAGAATAAGCAATTATTGCAAGAAGTGCACCAATAAAAGGACTGTTAACTTGTTGTCTTATTAATGCAAGTAGACCAACTGTTATGATTGTATCATGAATAAGTGCTAATATTGTAACAACTGCAAATCTAAATTGGAATCTTAATGTAATATAAATGAATATAAAGGTTAAACCAACAAGTAAAGCAATTATTCCTGCTCTTTTAAGTTCATTACTAATTGTAGGACCAATAGAAGATAGCCTAAGATTTTCTCTGTCTAATTTTCCAAATTTTTCTTCAAGTTTAGTAAATATCTTTTCTCTTTCATCAGCGCTCAAATTTTTTTGATTAATTCTTATAATCAATCTGCCATCTTGAGAAACTTGAATAACACTTGAGCCATAACCAAATTCTTTTAAAACATCCCTTGCATCACTAACTGTTGGGGTTTTTTCAAATTTAAGATCAAGAATAGTTCCACCAGTAAAATCTAAACCATAATTTAATGGAGATTTAATAGTGAAATAATTAAAAACAATTGCAACAATTGAGACTAAAATAAAAATAAGAGAAATTGAAAAATAAATTTTTCTCTTTGGAATAATTTGTAAATTTTCAATATTAAATAATCTCATTTTTACACTCCTTTAATATCCAAAAATTTTTCCATTCTTTGCAAGAGGTGTTATTGAAAAAATATCAAGGAGAAGCCTTGTTGTAAATATAGCAGAGAAAAATGAAATAAGAATTCCAATTGTTAATGTTACACCAAAACCTTTTATTAAACCAATTCCAAAATAGATAATTGCAAGTGCACCAGAAAGTGTTGTAATATTTGAATCAAGAACAGTTCTAAATGCTTTATTAAAACCTAAACTTATACCAGTTTTAAGAGTTTTACCACTTCTTATCTCCTCTTTTATTCTTTCAAAAATTATTACATTAGCATCAACCGCCATACCTAATGTTAAAACAAAACCTCCAATTGCAGGAAGTGAGAAAGTAGCATTTAAAAGGATCAATACGGCTAAATCAATTAAAACAAAAATTAAAAGTGCAACTGATGCTAAAAAACCCATTAATCTATAATAAACTGTCATATATAATACAACCAAAACAAATGCTAAAATTGCAGCCTTTATACTCATTGCAATCATATCTTCCCCTAAAGAAGGCCCAATTATTTCAGATGATAGAATGTTAACTTTTAAAGGAAGCGATCCACCTTTAAGCAAAGCAACATATTGAGATGCTTGATCAATTGTAAAATCACCCTCAATTACTCCTTTACCATCAGGTATTTCACTTTTTACAACAGGATTCATAAGTAGTTCTTCATCTAAATATATAGCAATATGTTTATCAATATTTTCTTTCGTCGCTTGTGCAAATTTTTGTGTTCCTTCTGAATCAAGTTCAAAAGCAATTACTGCTTGACCCTTTTTTGCTGGATCTGTATTTAATTGAACTCTAACATCTTTCAAATTTGCTCCAGTTAAAATTACTGTTCCATCTTCAAGTTTAAACTGTAAAAGAGCAGTTTTTCCAATTAATTTTTCAATATCTTCAAGTTTTAAATTTCTTTGTCCAGGAATATCAATAATTATTCTTTTACTATTTAAACCTCCTTCTCTTTGAACTATTGCTTCAGAAATACCTAAAGCATTTACTCTTTTTTCAATTACTGCTTTTGTACTTTCTACAAGTTCTGGCGTTGCTTTAACCTGTTCTGTATCAATACATTCAAGAACTATGTGAACTCCACCTTTAAGATCCAATCCAAGTGTTGGTGTTTTTGTTTTAACAGCCCAGATAGCAATTGCTATAACAACTATTAGAAAAATTAGTCTACCAAAATAGCTTTTTAACTTCATATATTCCTCCTAAAGTTAAATAAACAACCTAAATAATTTTAGTTTAAAATTAATCAAAGTCAAGGTAAACAACAATAATATAATATCATAAAATATTTTTAATTTGACAAAAATTTTGTTTAAAAGTTATAATTTTAAAAGAAAGGAGAGAGAATTTGATTAAAAGAAAAGATGGAAGAGGAAACGAGGATATAAGAGAATTTAAGATTGATATAGATTTTTTAAAGTATCCGAATGGTTCAGCCCTTATTCAAATGGGTGATACAAAAGTCATTTGTACAGCAATGGTTGAAGAGAAAGTGCCTCCTTTTTTAAAAAATACAAATTCTGGATGGATTACTGCTGAATATTCTCTTCTTCCTGGTTCTACATATCCAAGAACAATAAGAGATATTGATAAAGGAAGAATTGAGGGTAGATCACAAGAAATTCAAAGGTTAATAGGAAGAGCATTAAGGGCAGCTGTTGATCTAACTGCAATTTCAGGCTTAACAATTTGGATAGATACTGATGTAATTCAAGCAGATGGAGGAACAAGAACTGCTGCAATAAATGGTGGATTTGTAGCAATGTATATTGCACTTGCAAAATTATATAAAAATGGAAAGATACCATACTTTCCTATTAAAAGTTTTATAGGAGCAATAAGTGTTGGTATATATAATGATGAAATTATAATTGATTTAGATTTTAATGAAGATTTTGATGCACAAGTTGATTTAAATCTTGTTATGAATGAAAATAAAAAAATAATAGAAATTCAAGGAACTGCTGAAAAAAGAGACTATTCTTTAGAAGAACTTTTTAACATGATTAAACTTGGATGGAAAGGCATCAGTAAAATAATTGAATATGAAAAAGAACTTCTCAAAAAAGTTATTTATAGCTACTAAAAATAAAGGAAAATTAAATGAGTATATTTATCTATTAAAAGAACTTAATTTAGAGATCTTGACTCCGTTTGATTATCCAAATTATAATTCTCCAGATGAAATAGGGTCTACTTTTTTAGAAAATGCACTATTAAAAGCAAGGCATGGATATGGATATACAAAAATACCAACTATAGCAGATGACTCTGGTTTATCAGTTGATATATTAAATGGATTACCAGGAATTTATTCAAAAAGGTTTTATGATAATAGTGGAGATTTCGATAAAAATATTGAGAAATTATTAAATATGTTAAAAGATGTTCCTTTTGAAAAAAGAAAGGCAAGATTTATTGCTATAATTGTTTATAAAGATTCATTTTATGAAGAAATTTTTACAGGTGAACTTGAAGGATATATATTTAATGAGAAAAGAGGTAATTTTGGCTTTGGATATGATCCTATTTTTTATTTACCTCAATTTTCAAAAACAGTAGGAGAACTTACTTTTGAAGAAAAGAACAAGATAAGTCATAGAAAAAAAGCGATAGAAAAGTTTATCAACTTTTATAAAACTACTCTTCAACAGTTATAACTTTCTTTATTTTTAAAATATCCATTTTATTTTCATCAAGTATAAATGAAAACTCGTTTTCTTCACATGGTGAAAGTATATAGTTTCCTCTTTTAATGTATAATGTACAAAATTTTGCTTTTTTTCCTATTTTAACAATTAATCTATCTTGATTATATAGTTCATTTTCATGTGAACTAATTATATAATCACCCTTATTTATATTCATTAATGGTAAATTGTTGCTATTATATTTAATAATAAAATCTTTATTTGAAATCAATTTTTTTGGTACATAAATTTCTCCAAAGTCACCCTCAAAAAATTCTTTATTTTCATCTATTAAATAATTAACTTTTATTTTTTTAAAATTAATTTTAATATCTTCTTCTAAATTCATATCTTCAAAAAAATAAGATATTGGAATTTCAAATGATCTCGATATACTCTCTAAAACTCTTAAAGTAATTTCTTGTTTTCCACTCTCAAGAATATGAATATATGCTGTCGAAACGCCTATTCTTGCCGCAAAATCTGCTTTCGATAAACCAAGTCTTTTTCTTAACTCTATTAATCTTTCTCTTAATCCCATACAATTATATTTTATCATAATTATTTATAATTTTAAATAGTATAAAAAATTAGAGGGAGGTTTTTATGTTTTTAAAAACCTCCCTCTTGAAAGGTTTTAATTAACCTTACTTTTTTGGAACAATTGCTTTTAACTCTTTACCTGGACGGAATGCTGGAACTTTCTTTGCAGGAATTTGAATTGGTTTTCTTGTTTGAGGATTAATACCTTTTCTTGGTTTTCTTTCTCTTACTTCAAATGTTCCAAATCCTACAAGTGCAACCTTTTCCCCCTTTTTTAAAGCATCCATTACTGTTTCAATGAATGCTTCAAGTGTTGCTGCTGCAACTTTTTTTGTTACACCAGCCTTTTCTGCAATCGCTGATACAATTTCTGGTTTAGTCATTTAAACTTTCCTCCTTTCTTTAAAAAATTTTTATTATTTTTATAAAATTTAAACTAATTTTCTTCACTTTTCAAAATCCTTGTCATTAAACTCTTAACAGATATCATTGGTTCCTTATTTTCATATATTATACAATAAACTTCACTTATAATAGGCAAATCAAGATCTTTATTGTTTTCATATACAACCTTTGAAGTAAAGACTCCTTCTATTACTTGTCTAGTGGAAGAAATTATCTCTTTTGGTTTAATTCCTCTACCTATCATTTCACCAAACCATCTATTTCTTGAAAGGTTTGAAAAAGAAGTTGCTACTAAATCTCCCAACCCTGAGAGTCCGTAAAAAGTTTCTTCTTTTGCTCCATACTTTTTTCCAACTCTAATCATCTCTTTTATACCTCTTGTTATCAACGATGCTTTAGTGTTCACTCCAAATCCTAAACCATCAGATATACCAGCAGCAATAGCAAGCACATTTTTCAAACTCCCTCCTAACTCAACTCCAATGCTATCTCTTGAAGTATATACTCTAAAATACTCATTTGTCAAGAGGTTTTGAAACATCTCACTTAATTTATCATCATTAGAAGCAACAACAGATGATGTTGGAATTCTTAAGGCTACTTCCTTTGAAAAGTTTGGTCCTGAAAGAATAGCATAATTTTTGGTTTCTAAAATTTCTTCTAAAACTTCACTCATTCTTTTTCCTGTTTTCATCTCTATACCTTTAGATGCTATAAGAAAATTTTTGTTTCTTATTTTCTTTTTATTTATTTGCGATAAAACATCTCTTACATGTTGAGATGGGACAACAATAAAAATAATATCTGTTTTATCAATAACCTCTTCTAAATTATTTGTAAGTTCAATTTCATTAGGTATTAAAAAGCCGGGTAAATAATAGATATTTTCTCTTGTTTCTTTAATAATTTTTAATGTTTCTTTAGAATGAAACCATATAATAACTTCAAATTTTTTTCTAAATAGATGTAATCCTAAAGATGTTCCCCAGCCTCCTCCACCTATAATTCCAATTTTCATTTTCTTTTTTCCTTTCTTTTCTCTTTAATTATAAAATCAATAAAAACTCCTTCTAAATCAAATTTATCTCTTATTCTATCCACTAAATATCTTAAATAATCTTTTTTCAAAAAATCTTTATCATTAACTGTTAGAGTAATTTCTTTTATATTATTATTATCTACCATCACATCATAAATTTTCAATAATTTTTTACCTTTTCTAGGAGGAGGATGTTTTGTTATCAAATCAAAAATTATATCTTTTATTTGAATTTGAGATAACTCTTTTTTTATATTGTTAAAAACGATATCTATAAGTTTGAAAATTAAATTTAAATTTTCTTTTTTTAATGCTGAAATCATAACTTGAGGATAAAAAAGAATTTCATTTAATCTATATGCAACTTCATTTAAATATTGATCTAATTTTTTGGGGTTTATTAAATCCAATTTATTCATTACAAGAATCCCTGATTTTTTATTTTTCAATATTAAACTCATTAAATGTTCGTCAGTTCTTGAAACATCTTCACAAGATATAACAAATAAAACAATGTCACTCTCTTTTATAGCCTTTATAGCCCTTAAAGAAACATAAAAATCTAAATCTTTTAAAATGCCCTTTCTTACACCAGGTGTATCAAGAAAAATATAATCTTTACCATTATAACTGATCAAGTGCTCAATTATATCTCTTGTTGTACCAGGTTCGCTAGAAGTAATGGCTCTTTCAAAATTTGAAATAGCATTAAGAAGAGTTGATTTACCAACATTTGGTTTTCCAATAATAGAAATTTTAGGTAATTTTGTTTCAATAAGTCTATCTTCTTTATAATCTATTTTTATCTTCTCATTGATTTTTTCAATTAATATATCAATTCCAATTTTTTTTGTTGCAGATATTTTTAAGGGTTCTCCAAAACCAAGTTCTAAATAGATATAACTTTCTTCACATGCTCCATTTAAATCACACTTGTTTAAAACTAAAATTACTTCTTTATTCTTTTTATGTAACATTTTAGCAATTTTTCTATCTTCATCAGTAACTGTTTTTATACTTCCATCAATTAAAAATATTACAAGATTGCTTGTTTCAATAGCAATTTCAACTTGCATTCTAATTTTTTCGCTAAGTTCTGTTTTTTCATCAAAAGAAATCCCACCTGTATCTAAAAATGAAACTTTTTTTCCATTTATAAAACCCTCTCCATATATATAATCTCTTGTTGTTCCAGGTAATTCATAAGTAACTGCTTTACTTTTTTTAATTAAAGTGTTAAAAAGGGTGGATTTTCCTGTATTAGGTCTTCCAACTATTGCAATTTTAAACATTTCTCTTTTATCCTTTCTATTACAAAATCTGGAGTTGATGTACCTGAAACTATACCAACTTTTTTAATATTTATAAACCAATCATTCTCAATTTCATCCTCATTTTCAATGTGATATGTTTTCACAAATTTTTTTCCAATTTCATATAACCTTTTTGTATTTGAGGAATTTTTTCCACCAATGACCAATAGCAAATCAACTTTTTTTGCTACCTCTTCTACTTCAATTTGCCTTTTTTTACTTTCTTTACATATGGTATCATAAAAAACAACATTTTTAATTTTCTCACTTATTTTAT includes the following:
- a CDS encoding adenine phosphoribosyltransferase, whose protein sequence is MDLREFIRDIPDFPQKGILFRDITPLLKNRDAFREAINLMVEPFKNEKIDLVVGIEARGLILASPIAYNLNAGFVPIRKPGKLPWKTERKEYELEYGMAILEVHLDSIQKGDRVLIVDDVLATGGTAKAAAELVEKLGGVVVGFDFLIELIDLKGRDMLSKYPLYSILKL
- the secF gene encoding protein translocase subunit SecF yields the protein MRLFNIENLQIIPKRKIYFSISLIFILVSIVAIVFNYFTIKSPLNYGLDFTGGTILDLKFEKTPTVSDARDVLKEFGYGSSVIQVSQDGRLIIRINQKNLSADEREKIFTKLEEKFGKLDRENLRLSSIGPTISNELKRAGIIALLVGLTFIFIYITLRFQFRFAVVTILALIHDTIITVGLLALIRQQVNSPFIGALLAIIAYSVQDSVVVLDRVRENLKILKDKYSYDEIINKSIQQSFTRSVNTSLTTLLAIIAILIFGGSTIRDFSFTLLFGITAGTYSSIFIAAPLLVVWNNLSKHKFEETKKEFKGVEEASKVQVATNPVKISQNKPKNKKKKKGGKR
- the secD gene encoding protein translocase subunit SecD, translating into MKLKSYFGRLIFLIVVIAIAIWAVKTKTPTLGLDLKGGVHIVLECIDTEQVKATPELVESTKAVIEKRVNALGISEAIVQREGGLNSKRIIIDIPGQRNLKLEDIEKLIGKTALLQFKLEDGTVILTGANLKDVRVQLNTDPAKKGQAVIAFELDSEGTQKFAQATKENIDKHIAIYLDEELLMNPVVKSEIPDGKGVIEGDFTIDQASQYVALLKGGSLPLKVNILSSEIIGPSLGEDMIAMSIKAAILAFVLVVLYMTVYYRLMGFLASVALLIFVLIDLAVLILLNATFSLPAIGGFVLTLGMAVDANVIIFERIKEEIRSGKTLKTGISLGFNKAFRTVLDSNITTLSGALAIIYFGIGLIKGFGVTLTIGILISFFSAIFTTRLLLDIFSITPLAKNGKIFGY
- the rph gene encoding ribonuclease PH, which gives rise to MKRKDGRGNEDIREFKIDIDFLKYPNGSALIQMGDTKVICTAMVEEKVPPFLKNTNSGWITAEYSLLPGSTYPRTIRDIDKGRIEGRSQEIQRLIGRALRAAVDLTAISGLTIWIDTDVIQADGGTRTAAINGGFVAMYIALAKLYKNGKIPYFPIKSFIGAISVGIYNDEIIIDLDFNEDFDAQVDLNLVMNENKKIIEIQGTAEKRDYSLEELFNMIKLGWKGISKIIEYEKELLKKVIYSY
- the rdgB gene encoding RdgB/HAM1 family non-canonical purine NTP pyrophosphatase — protein: MKKNFSKKLFIATKNKGKLNEYIYLLKELNLEILTPFDYPNYNSPDEIGSTFLENALLKARHGYGYTKIPTIADDSGLSVDILNGLPGIYSKRFYDNSGDFDKNIEKLLNMLKDVPFEKRKARFIAIIVYKDSFYEEIFTGELEGYIFNEKRGNFGFGYDPIFYLPQFSKTVGELTFEEKNKISHRKKAIEKFINFYKTTLQQL
- a CDS encoding helix-turn-helix transcriptional regulator codes for the protein MIKYNCMGLRERLIELRKRLGLSKADFAARIGVSTAYIHILESGKQEITLRVLESISRSFEIPISYFFEDMNLEEDIKINFKKIKVNYLIDENKEFFEGDFGEIYVPKKLISNKDFIIKYNSNNLPLMNINKGDYIISSHENELYNQDRLIVKIGKKAKFCTLYIKRGNYILSPCEENEFSFILDENKMDILKIKKVITVEE
- a CDS encoding HU family DNA-binding protein — its product is MTKPEIVSAIAEKAGVTKKVAAATLEAFIETVMDALKKGEKVALVGFGTFEVRERKPRKGINPQTRKPIQIPAKKVPAFRPGKELKAIVPKK